One genomic region from bacterium encodes:
- a CDS encoding type II toxin-antitoxin system Phd/YefM family antitoxin has product QIIEKNGKKEYAVLPYTDYLKLREELEDYDDLRCLRSAKAAENDAPTIGLNELKKKLFIRVKRTVG; this is encoded by the coding sequence CTCAGATCATCGAAAAAAACGGGAAAAAGGAATATGCTGTACTTCCTTATACCGATTATCTAAAGCTCCGTGAGGAACTGGAGGACTACGATGATCTCCGTTGCCTGCGCTCTGCCAAGGCCGCTGAAAACGATGCCCCAACTATCGGCTTGAACGAACTCAAGAAAAAGTTATTCATCCGGGTTAAGCGCACTGTTGGCTGA